The genomic DNA GCTTCGCGCAGCCCGTCGCCGGTGCGGGACATGCCGCAACGGTCCCACATGATGCCGCCCAGTTCCCGATGGAAGGAATCCACCGTGCGCGAACCATCGACTTCCAGCAACCCGTTGACCCGCTGGCGCACCTCGTCTTCGGTCCGCCGGAAGGCCTCGTCGCCGGTACTGACCTCCTCGCCGAGGTGCCCGGCCAGGTAGTCGCCGATAGTGAGCGGCAGCACGAAGTAGCCGTCCGCCAAGCCCTGCATCAGGGCGCTCGCTCCCAGGCGGTTGGCACCGTGGTCGGAGAAATTGGCCTCGCCGATGGAGTACAGGCCCTGGACGTTGGTCATCAGGTTGTAGTCCACCCACAGGCCGCCCATGGTGTAGTGCGGCGCCGGATAGATGCGCATCGGGACTTCGTAGGGGTTCTCGCCGGTGATCCGCTGGTACATCTCGAAAAGATTGCCGTAGCGGTCGGCGATGGCCTGCTGTCCGAGGCGCTCGATGGCGTCGGCGAAGTCCAGATAGACGCCGTTCTCGAGCTCCCCCACCCCCTTGCCGGCGTCGATCATCGACTTGGCGTTGCGCGAGGCGACGTCCCGCGGTACCAGATTGCCGAAGCTCGGGTAACGGCGCTCCAGATAGTAGTCCCGTTCGGTGTCCGGAATCTGCCCCGGCGGGCGGTTGTCTTCAGCCTGATCGGGCACCCAGATCCGCCCGTCGTTGCGCAGCGACTCGCTCATCAGGGTGAGCTTCGACTGGTACTCGCCGGACTGCGGAATGCAGGTGGGGTGGATCTGCGTGTAGCAGGGGTTGGCAAACAGAGCGCCACGCCGGTGGGCACGCCAGGCGGCGGTGACGTTGCAGCCCTTGGCGTTGGTCGAAAGGTAGTAGACGTTGCTGTAGCCGCCGGTCGCCAGCACCACCGCGTGGCCGGCGTGAGAGGTAACCTCGCCGGTCACCAGATTGCGCACCACGATGCCCTTGGCGACGTTGTCCTCGACCACCACATCGAGCAACTCGGTGCGCGGGAACATCCGCACCTGGCCGGTTTCGATTTGCCGGCAGAGGGCCTGATAGGCGCCCAGCAGGAGCTGCTGGCCGGTCTGGCCGCGGGCATAGAAGGTGCGCGACACCTGGGCGCCGCCGAAGGAGCGATTGTCGAGCAATCCACCGTATTCGCGGGCGAAGGGTACTCCCTGAGCCACCGCCTGATCGATAATTTCGACGCTGACCTCCGCCAGCCGGTGGACGTTGGCCTCGCGGGAGCGGAAGTCACCGCCCTTGACCGTGTCGTAGAACAGGCGGTGCACGCTGTCGCCGTCGTTGCGGTAGTTCTTGGCGGCGTTGATGCCGCCCTGGGCGGCGATCGAGTGGGCGCGGCGCGGGCTGTCCTGGAAACAGAAGCACTTCACCCGGTAGCCCATCTCGCCGAGGGTGGCGGCGGCGGAGCCGCCGGCCAGGCCGGAGCCGACCACCAGAATCTCGAACTTACGGCGGTTGGAGGGGTTGACCAGCTTGAGGTGCTCCAGGTGGTTCTGCCACTTCTCGTCCATCGGGCCAGCGGGAATCTTGGCGTCCAGTTGCATCGTCACGCGCTCCTCAAGAGACCAGCCCGGTGAGCACCGCCAGCGGCACCGAGATGAAACCGACGGTCACGATCACCGCGAAGGCGGTGGCGAAGGCGCGGCGCCAGGGATTGAACCGCGGGTGATTCCAGCCGAGGGACTGAAACAGGCTCCACAGACCGTGGTAGAGGTGGAAGCCCAAGGCCAGATTGGCGATGGCGTAGACCCCGGCCACCAGAGGGTTCTGAAAAGCGGTCACCACGTTGTGGTAAACGTCCCCGGGGATGAAGTCCCCATGCACATTGCCGAAGGTCAGGTGCATCAGGTGGTACACGACATAGAGGGCGATCAACACCCCGCCCCAGCGCATGGTGCGGACAGCGTAGTCCATCTGCACCGCGTCGCGCCGCCGGTAGCCTTCCGGCCGCGCCTTCCGGGCCAGGCGCACCAGAGCGATGGCGCTGGCGATGTGGATCACCACCGCCGCCAGCAGGCCGATGCGCAAAATCCACAGCATCCCGCTGTGGGGCAATAGAGGGGCACCGATTTCCCGCAGCCACTCCGCATAGGCGTTGAATTTCTCGGCTCCCTGGAAAACCTTCAAATTGCCGGTCATGTGGGTGAACACGAAGCCGAAGAGGACGATCCCGGAGATCGCCATCGCCGCCTTCTTACCGACGGCCGAGCGGTATACGCTGGCAAACCAGTTCATAGAGAGTCCTTTTCCAAGCTGGCAAAAGTAGATTCAGACGTCCTACACCACTCCATAATAGACCTTGGTGGGAGGATACGGAATCGACCGTCGCGGCGCATCACGACCGCCGCCTCCGCCGGCGGTAGCGTCGGCGCCGGCGGCGCGGCCGCTGCCCTTCGGAACGGCCCTCGGAGCCGCCGTGGTCGTCGTTCCTTTCCGCCCGCCGGCCGCGGCTCTGGTCCCACCGTTCCAGCTCTTCGTGGCCCTCGCCGGTAGCTCGCACCAGCAAGGCGAAGAGGAAGCGAGCATCGTTGAAGTAAGGTCGTTGAGCGAAGCGCTGCCGGGAATTGTCGGACCAACCGGGCTCGCACATACGCAAAAAGCCGGTCAGGCTGCGAATCACCCGCTGCCGCCGCTCACGGGATAGGGTGAAGCGCTCGAAGAGTGGCTCCGCCAGGTCCTCCACCAGCTTTGCCAGCGCCGCCCGGGTCATCGCCCGGCCGCGCCGCTGCTCGATCACCTGCCGGCCTTCGAGCACCCCCGGCAGCAGGATCGCCGCCAGCAAACCGATATCCGAAAGCGAGTTGCCCTCCGCCGCCATCGCATCGATCACCGGCAGCATCCGGCCGAAGTCGACACCCGTCGGATGCTGTGCCCGAACCATCGCCCGCACCTCCGGCAAGACCTCTTCCAACAGGCCGAGGTCCAGCATCCACTGAGCGGCATTGCCGGCGTGGCCACAGCGCAGGAGCTGAAGGATCTCCTCCGTCACCCGCGGTTTGGAGGCTTTGTCGAGTTCCCTGCGCTGCCGGTAGATCGCTTCCTGGCTGGCGCGATCGATCCCGAAGCCGAGGCGCGCCGCAAATTCACAGGCCCGCAGCATGCGTACCGGATCCTCTTGAAAACGCACGTCCGGATCGCCGATGGTGGTGATGCGCTTGGCCTTCAGATCGTCCAGGCCGCCGACATAGTCGATCACCGAGAAGTCGTCGATGTTGTAGAACAGCGCGTTGACCGTGAAGTCGCGGCGGAAGGCATCCTGGCGGGGCGTTCCGTAGGCGTTGTCGCTGGTGATCAGCAAATCGTCGTCGGCGCTCGCCTGAGCCTCCGCCTCGGGCTGCCGCCGAAAGGTGGCGACTTCGACGATCTCGCCCTTGAAGAAGACGTGCACCAACCGGAAACGCCGGCCGATAATGCGCGAATTGCGGAACAGCCGGCGCACGTCGTCCGGCCGCGCATCGGTCGCCACGTCGAAATCCTTCGGCGTGCGTCCGAGCATCAGATCGCGCACCCCTCCCCCCACCAGGAAGGCTTTATAGCCTGACCGGTTCAGCCGATACAGAACCTTGAGCGTATTGCTCGAGATATTCGAACGGGAGATCGGGTGGTCTGGCCGGGGACAAACGTGCGGCTCGGTGGTGCTCACGGAGCGCCATTATACGGGCTACCAGGGCGCTGAACTACGGCTTCGCCGATCTTTTCAGCATCCCTGCTCGCTGTTCGTTGTGAGGGGGCTGGACGCCGCCTCGCCTTAGGGCTCGGTGGCGGGCCGCAGAGTCGTTTTCAACCCTCTGCTCCGCGCCGTCAGCCGTCAAGGGGGCCTGTCTAGGAAGAGGCGAAAAAGGGACCTCGGAACGCCCGTCTACGCTCGGAGGCGGTGAGCGTCGACGGACGCTCCGAGGTGTCATGCGCTGAACTGTCCCTCTCTAAATCAATTCCCGTGCCACCTTCGCCGCCCTCCGAGAAACGCCGACGATACGGGCGCTTTTGGATCGATGACGATTTTGGGCTGCCGCCGCATGTGACCGGATTGTGTCCAGAAACTGTCCAGCCTTGTGTCCAGGTGTGTCCGATGAGTGTCCAATGAAAAAGCACGGTCGTGCATAAATCGTCCAAAGCAAAAAAAGGGGGCAGCGTCGCACCCCAGGCGACGCTGCCCTTCCTCCGTGGACAACGAGTCCAGAAACTCCATGGCGATCTCCTCCCGAGAATCACCTACAGGATCAGCCAACAGTGTTGCCGTGGAGACCGTACCGCCGGCGACCGGATTCTCGAGACTCACTTCGAGATACGCCGCCTATGACGCCATCGGTCCCCTTGTTGCACGGCCTACAATCAGGAAGCCGGCGAAGCCAAGCAAGAGCACAAGAATGATCAAGCCGAGCGTGCCGACCGTGGGAATTTCGAGGATGGAAACGACCTCGGTGTCATCGTCCGTAGAGGAATTGTTGGCATCCGAAGGATCTTCGACCCCCGAAGTGATGGACGCGGTGTTTGAGAGGAAGCCTTGGGCGTCCGCGGCGACCATACAGGTCGCCACATACTCCACCACGGACCCCACCGGAAGACTCAACGTTTCCATCAAGTCCCCTGCTCCCGAACCGTTGCCACTCGCGCCGCCGGTCGCAGTGCTGTCCCACAGGCAATTCTGAAGCTCTGCGGGGAAGGGGTCGACGACGGTCGCCGATACGACGTCGTTGGGACCGAGATTCATGACGGTGATGACGTATGTGACGTCCTGACCAGCCGTCACCACCCCAACGCCATCGGTCTTCTCGATGGATAGGTCCGCAGACTTGGTCGGACACCCGGCGGGCGCCGCGACGAGGAACGGATCGAAGACGACATCAGCACTGACTGAGTCTCCATTCCCCGGACCGACTCCGGAGGGACCATCGGATA from Acidobacteriota bacterium includes the following:
- a CDS encoding fumarate reductase/succinate dehydrogenase flavoprotein subunit; translation: MQLDAKIPAGPMDEKWQNHLEHLKLVNPSNRRKFEILVVGSGLAGGSAAATLGEMGYRVKCFCFQDSPRRAHSIAAQGGINAAKNYRNDGDSVHRLFYDTVKGGDFRSREANVHRLAEVSVEIIDQAVAQGVPFAREYGGLLDNRSFGGAQVSRTFYARGQTGQQLLLGAYQALCRQIETGQVRMFPRTELLDVVVEDNVAKGIVVRNLVTGEVTSHAGHAVVLATGGYSNVYYLSTNAKGCNVTAAWRAHRRGALFANPCYTQIHPTCIPQSGEYQSKLTLMSESLRNDGRIWVPDQAEDNRPPGQIPDTERDYYLERRYPSFGNLVPRDVASRNAKSMIDAGKGVGELENGVYLDFADAIERLGQQAIADRYGNLFEMYQRITGENPYEVPMRIYPAPHYTMGGLWVDYNLMTNVQGLYSIGEANFSDHGANRLGASALMQGLADGYFVLPLTIGDYLAGHLGEEVSTGDEAFRRTEDEVRQRVNGLLEVDGSRTVDSFHRELGGIMWDRCGMSRTGDGLREAIGQVRELRDAFHADVKVLGTGDGLNQSLEKAGRLADFFELAELMCRDALDREESAGGHFREEHQTEEGEALRNDEEYSYVAAWQFEGAGREPTLCKENLTFDVVHPSQRSYK
- a CDS encoding succinate dehydrogenase cytochrome b subunit, whose product is MNWFASVYRSAVGKKAAMAISGIVLFGFVFTHMTGNLKVFQGAEKFNAYAEWLREIGAPLLPHSGMLWILRIGLLAAVVIHIASAIALVRLARKARPEGYRRRDAVQMDYAVRTMRWGGVLIALYVVYHLMHLTFGNVHGDFIPGDVYHNVVTAFQNPLVAGVYAIANLALGFHLYHGLWSLFQSLGWNHPRFNPWRRAFATAFAVIVTVGFISVPLAVLTGLVS
- the pcnB gene encoding polynucleotide adenylyltransferase PcnB; translated protein: MSTTEPHVCPRPDHPISRSNISSNTLKVLYRLNRSGYKAFLVGGGVRDLMLGRTPKDFDVATDARPDDVRRLFRNSRIIGRRFRLVHVFFKGEIVEVATFRRQPEAEAQASADDDLLITSDNAYGTPRQDAFRRDFTVNALFYNIDDFSVIDYVGGLDDLKAKRITTIGDPDVRFQEDPVRMLRACEFAARLGFGIDRASQEAIYRQRRELDKASKPRVTEEILQLLRCGHAGNAAQWMLDLGLLEEVLPEVRAMVRAQHPTGVDFGRMLPVIDAMAAEGNSLSDIGLLAAILLPGVLEGRQVIEQRRGRAMTRAALAKLVEDLAEPLFERFTLSRERRQRVIRSLTGFLRMCEPGWSDNSRQRFAQRPYFNDARFLFALLVRATGEGHEELERWDQSRGRRAERNDDHGGSEGRSEGQRPRRRRRRYRRRRRRS